A region from the Nitrospirota bacterium genome encodes:
- the mtnA gene encoding S-methyl-5-thioribose-1-phosphate isomerase yields MFKTINWVDGKVVMLDQTKLPFEVVYIECSDYKKVAEGIRKLWIRGAPAIGIAAAMGIAIGAQEIKADNFEEFVKNLDIIFNEMLSTRPTAVNIHWSIERIKSILIRNREESISRLKEIIIEESQKILSEDILANRSIGRWGAEFISDGDTILTHCNAGALATGGYGTATAPILVAKEHGKKFQVIVDETRPVLQGARLTAWELMQEGIPVTLITDNTAGALMQNKEIDFVIVGTDRTAKNGDVANKIGTYPLAVLCKENKIPFYVAAPLSSIDFEIPSGEYIPIEERGPEEVTNIFGKCRIAPEGVKVRNIAFDVTPHKYITAIITEKGAFRPKDIRKLIEPKIDIEKYRYKPTD; encoded by the coding sequence ATGTTTAAAACTATAAACTGGGTTGATGGAAAAGTTGTAATGCTCGATCAGACAAAACTACCTTTCGAGGTTGTTTATATAGAATGCTCTGATTACAAAAAAGTCGCGGAAGGAATCAGGAAATTATGGATTCGCGGTGCTCCAGCGATTGGAATAGCAGCCGCAATGGGTATAGCAATTGGAGCACAGGAAATAAAAGCAGACAATTTTGAGGAATTTGTTAAAAACTTAGACATTATTTTTAATGAAATGCTTTCTACAAGACCTACCGCAGTAAATATTCACTGGTCTATAGAGAGGATAAAGAGTATTTTAATAAGAAATAGGGAAGAATCAATAAGCAGATTAAAAGAAATCATTATTGAGGAATCTCAGAAAATACTATCAGAGGACATCTTAGCAAATAGATCTATAGGAAGGTGGGGTGCAGAATTCATCAGTGACGGTGACACAATTCTGACACATTGTAATGCTGGCGCTCTTGCAACAGGAGGATACGGAACTGCAACAGCGCCTATACTTGTAGCAAAAGAACATGGAAAAAAATTTCAGGTTATTGTGGACGAAACAAGGCCTGTTTTACAAGGAGCAAGGTTGACAGCATGGGAACTCATGCAGGAGGGAATACCTGTAACTCTTATAACTGATAATACAGCCGGAGCACTTATGCAAAACAAAGAAATAGACTTTGTTATTGTTGGGACTGATAGAACAGCAAAGAATGGTGACGTTGCAAATAAGATAGGCACTTATCCCCTGGCGGTTCTCTGCAAAGAAAACAAAATTCCATTCTATGTTGCTGCACCATTAAGCAGTATTGACTTTGAAATTCCATCAGGAGAATATATTCCTATAGAAGAACGTGGACCAGAAGAAGTTACAAACATATTTGGTAAATGTAGGATTGCACCTGAAGGTGTAAAGGTAAGAAACATTGCTTTTGACGTTACTCCACATAAATATATAACAGCCATAATTACTGAAAAAGGAGCATTTAGACCAAAAGATATAAGAAAGTTGATAGAACCAAAAATAGATATCGAAAAGTATAGATACAAACCAACAGATTAA
- a CDS encoding Nramp family divalent metal transporter: protein MGPGIITANIDNDATGITTYSVSGAHFGYSLLWMLIPTTIALIVIQEMIGRMGVITGKGLSDLIRENYGIRSTFFVMVVLLIANFGTTVGNFSGLAASTEAIGLSKYIIVPIGAISIWILVTRGGYRTVEKILLIACLLYFGYVISGFIAKPDWAEVFKGTFIPQIQWNFGYIFLTIAIIGTTITPWMQFYLQGSIADKGIRQEDYKLSRLDVIIGCSMTDIIAFFIMVTCAVTLFAHGIKINEASEAALALKPLAGTYASYLFAICLANGSLLGAIIVPLSSAYCICEAMGWERGVNKTFKEAPQFMWIYTLLIVIPALLVLIPGAPLVLLMVLASFLNGILLPIVLVYAISLVNNRNIMGDYVNSKNYNYISWGTVIIIIALTVFILVTMFLPIS, encoded by the coding sequence ATGGGACCTGGAATAATAACTGCAAATATTGATAACGATGCAACCGGTATTACAACTTATTCTGTGTCAGGTGCACATTTCGGTTATTCTCTTTTATGGATGCTTATCCCTACTACAATTGCCCTAATAGTCATACAAGAAATGATAGGAAGAATGGGTGTTATAACAGGAAAAGGGCTTTCAGATCTTATAAGAGAAAATTATGGCATAAGATCAACATTTTTCGTTATGGTCGTTTTACTCATTGCAAACTTTGGGACAACCGTTGGTAATTTCTCAGGATTGGCAGCAAGTACAGAAGCCATCGGACTTAGCAAATATATAATCGTTCCCATAGGAGCTATATCCATATGGATTCTTGTTACAAGAGGGGGGTATAGAACTGTTGAAAAAATACTTCTTATAGCGTGTCTTCTATACTTCGGTTATGTTATCTCTGGTTTTATTGCCAAACCAGATTGGGCTGAAGTCTTTAAAGGGACTTTTATTCCTCAAATACAATGGAATTTTGGATATATTTTCCTTACCATAGCAATTATCGGGACAACGATAACTCCATGGATGCAATTCTATCTTCAAGGTTCTATTGCGGATAAGGGTATAAGACAAGAGGACTACAAATTATCAAGGCTTGATGTAATAATAGGTTGTTCTATGACAGATATTATAGCCTTTTTCATAATGGTTACCTGCGCAGTAACTCTTTTTGCACACGGTATTAAAATAAATGAAGCTTCAGAGGCAGCTTTGGCACTTAAACCGCTTGCAGGCACTTATGCTTCTTATCTGTTTGCCATCTGCTTGGCAAATGGCTCACTTCTTGGAGCAATAATTGTTCCTCTTTCGTCCGCCTATTGTATATGTGAAGCTATGGGATGGGAAAGAGGTGTGAATAAAACATTTAAAGAGGCGCCACAATTTATGTGGATATATACCTTATTAATAGTTATACCTGCCCTATTAGTACTCATACCCGGAGCTCCTCTTGTCTTACTCATGGTTTTAGCATCTTTTCTAAATGGAATACTCTTGCCTATAGTTTTAGTCTATGCAATATCACTCGTGAATAATAGAAACATAATGGGAGATTATGTTAATTCAAAAAATTATAACTATATTTCATGGGGAACAGTGATAATTATCATAGCTCTAACAGTATTTATATTAGTAACTATGTTTTTGCCAATAAGTTAA